One stretch of Alphaproteobacteria bacterium DNA includes these proteins:
- a CDS encoding MFS transporter: MIQVVPAVAALLIGFAAVAAGNGLLHSLLGLRLGLAGLTPLAIGAVLSCYFFGFILATISGHRVVERAGHIRSFAAFAALCSVSALLHAVSDEVLVWALLRALTGYSAAGMFMVTESWLNARAGNETRGRVLSLYMVTVYAAVGGGQFFLKLADPAGFELFVLVSVLLTLSLVPIVLTRTAAPAIEGPTRVGFRRLLELSPLGLALCFGAGLVNSAFYSLAPVYVLGIGLAPERIADFVALAVLSGLALQWPIGWLSDRIERRLVVLGTCLVMGLSGSALWLVGVNPEAALGLIVLYGSCAFTVYGQGLSQANDHAEASELVAVSSGLLLFYGIGAVIGPLAASGVMAAMGPGGLFAYIAAVTAALALLTLYRRSARAALPLADQAPYVATLSTTPLVGELDPRGEDYQIEFAFEEQLAANDLRPTPAQIGS; this comes from the coding sequence GTGATCCAGGTCGTGCCGGCCGTCGCCGCCCTGCTGATTGGTTTTGCCGCCGTGGCCGCCGGCAATGGGCTGTTGCATTCCCTGCTGGGTTTGCGGCTGGGCCTTGCCGGTCTAACGCCGTTGGCCATCGGCGCCGTGCTGTCGTGCTATTTCTTCGGTTTCATCCTGGCCACCATCAGCGGCCACCGGGTGGTCGAGCGGGCCGGACACATCCGCTCGTTCGCCGCTTTCGCGGCGCTCTGTTCGGTCTCGGCGCTGCTGCACGCGGTGAGCGACGAGGTGCTGGTCTGGGCCCTGCTGCGAGCCCTCACCGGCTATAGCGCGGCGGGCATGTTCATGGTCACAGAAAGCTGGCTCAACGCCCGCGCCGGCAACGAAACACGGGGCCGCGTGCTGTCACTTTACATGGTCACCGTATATGCCGCGGTGGGGGGCGGCCAGTTCTTCCTCAAGCTTGCCGACCCGGCCGGTTTCGAGCTTTTCGTGCTGGTTTCGGTGTTGCTGACGCTGTCGCTGGTGCCGATCGTGCTGACGCGCACGGCGGCGCCGGCCATCGAGGGACCCACCCGGGTTGGCTTTCGCCGACTGCTCGAGCTTTCGCCGCTGGGCCTGGCGCTGTGTTTCGGAGCCGGGCTGGTGAACAGCGCCTTTTACAGCCTGGCCCCGGTCTACGTCCTGGGCATCGGCCTGGCGCCCGAGCGCATTGCCGACTTCGTGGCCCTGGCGGTGCTCAGCGGCCTCGCCCTGCAGTGGCCCATCGGCTGGCTTTCCGACCGCATCGAACGCCGCCTGGTAGTGCTCGGCACCTGTCTGGTCATGGGCCTCTCGGGCAGCGCGCTGTGGCTGGTGGGAGTCAACCCGGAGGCCGCCCTGGGACTGATCGTGCTCTACGGCAGCTGCGCCTTCACGGTCTACGGCCAGGGCTTGTCGCAGGCCAACGACCACGCCGAGGCCAGCGAACTGGTGGCGGTCTCGTCGGGGCTCTTGCTGTTCTACGGCATCGGCGCGGTGATCGGGCCGCTGGCCGCCTCGGGCGTCATGGCGGCGATGGGACCGGGCGGCCTGTTCGCCTACATCGCCGCCGTCACGGCGGCGCTGGCGCTGCTCACGCTCTACCGCCGTAGCGCCCGGGCGGCACTGCCGCTGGCCGACCAGGCGCCCTACGTTGCGACCTTGAGCACCACGCCGCTGGTCGGCGAGTTGGACCCCCGCGGCGAAGACTACCAGATCGAGTTCGCCTTCGAGGAGCAGCTGGCGGCCAACGACCTGCGCCCGACCCCGGCCCAAATTGGCTCTTAA
- a CDS encoding adenylate/guanylate cyclase domain-containing protein, translating to MSLAADNVERKLTTVLVADVAGYSRLMDGDEEATLATLSDYREAFAGLIERHRGAIINSAGDSLLADFPSVVEAVQCAVEVQQELGGRNADLPQGRRLDFRIGVNLGDVMVRGGDLFGEGINVAARLQEIAQPGGICVSGSVYDQVRNKLSLGFEFLGPRAVKNIAEEVPVYRLQTGAEVDIEAELPGSAAPRGRGPSVEDRAQREVLRLRRFYRTLTWYGSLIGFLFVINMLTSPFSWWWYWPALGLGIPLAFQALRVFNPVDRLLGHDWEERKLAEVKAKLERQG from the coding sequence TTGTCCTTGGCCGCAGACAACGTGGAACGCAAGCTGACGACGGTGTTGGTGGCCGACGTCGCCGGCTATAGCCGTTTGATGGACGGCGACGAGGAAGCCACGCTGGCCACGCTTTCGGACTACCGCGAGGCTTTCGCGGGCCTGATCGAGCGCCATCGCGGCGCCATCATCAACAGTGCCGGCGATTCCCTGCTGGCCGACTTCCCCAGCGTCGTCGAGGCCGTGCAGTGCGCCGTCGAGGTGCAGCAGGAACTGGGCGGGCGCAACGCCGACCTGCCCCAGGGCCGGCGCCTGGATTTCCGCATCGGCGTCAACCTCGGCGACGTCATGGTCCGTGGCGGCGATCTCTTCGGCGAGGGCATCAACGTGGCTGCGCGGCTGCAGGAGATCGCTCAGCCCGGCGGCATCTGCGTCTCCGGTTCGGTCTACGACCAGGTGCGCAACAAGCTCAGCTTAGGCTTCGAATTCCTCGGCCCGCGCGCGGTCAAGAACATCGCCGAGGAAGTGCCGGTCTATCGCTTGCAGACCGGCGCCGAGGTCGACATCGAGGCCGAGCTGCCGGGCAGCGCTGCGCCCCGGGGCCGGGGCCCAAGCGTCGAGGACCGGGCCCAGCGTGAAGTGCTGCGCCTGCGCCGCTTTTACCGCACGCTGACCTGGTACGGCTCTTTGATCGGATTCCTTTTCGTCATCAACATGCTGACCTCGCCCTTTTCCTGGTGGTGGTACTGGCCGGCGCTCGGTCTCGGCATTCCGCTGGCCTTCCAGGCGCTTAGGGTCTTCAACCCCGTCGACCGCCTGCTGGGCCATGACTGGGAAGAGCGCAAGCTGGCGGAGGTCAAGGCCAAGCTCGAGCGCCAGGGCTAA